The Kineothrix sp. MB12-C1 genome includes a window with the following:
- a CDS encoding M23 family metallopeptidase, with product MRRRNRNSARREKTIMLFSSVFVLTALTVTGLFVRGRSEEKNDGYVVDFSAIENETKDLTDGNDVTGAKDIEQNLVTSDDLDYDPYFQETNSNGVENEQEMEEENNTDDKTKKDTEENKDKEKNDKNEEGMFDETIDTARLEQMEDTMAIATSIQPALTFSDGDSLSWPIVGNILINYSMDKTIYFPTLQQYKYNPAIIISAVEGETITAAASGKVISVFSDPEIGDGVVVELGNGYELTYGQLKDITVSEGGYVNKGDIIGSVAAPTKYYIVEGCNVYFKLTKNGIPVNPMTKLS from the coding sequence ATGAGAAGAAGAAATAGAAACAGCGCAAGACGGGAAAAAACCATTATGCTGTTCTCATCGGTATTTGTGCTTACAGCTCTCACAGTGACAGGTTTGTTTGTAAGAGGAAGAAGCGAAGAGAAGAACGATGGATATGTAGTTGATTTCAGCGCAATAGAAAATGAAACGAAGGATCTGACGGATGGTAATGATGTGACAGGAGCAAAGGATATTGAGCAGAATCTGGTCACTTCCGATGATTTGGACTATGATCCTTATTTTCAAGAGACGAATTCGAATGGCGTAGAAAACGAACAGGAAATGGAAGAAGAGAATAATACGGACGATAAGACGAAGAAAGATACAGAGGAAAATAAAGATAAAGAGAAAAATGACAAAAATGAGGAAGGAATGTTCGATGAGACAATAGACACGGCGCGTCTTGAGCAGATGGAGGATACCATGGCAATTGCAACCTCCATTCAGCCCGCACTGACATTCAGTGACGGAGACAGTCTATCTTGGCCCATTGTTGGTAATATACTTATCAATTACAGTATGGACAAGACCATATATTTCCCAACATTGCAGCAGTATAAATACAATCCGGCCATTATTATCTCCGCAGTAGAGGGTGAAACGATTACCGCGGCGGCATCCGGAAAGGTTATTAGTGTATTCTCTGATCCTGAGATAGGAGATGGAGTTGTAGTGGAACTTGGTAACGGCTATGAGCTTACCTACGGACAGCTGAAAGATATTACAGTATCGGAAGGTGGTTACGTGAACAAAGGAGATATTATAGGCAGCGTGGCGGCACCTACGAAATATTATATTGTGGAAGGATGCAATGTCTACTTCAAGCTCACAAAGAACGGAATTCCTGTCAATCCGATGACAAAACTAAGTTAA
- a CDS encoding SpoIID/LytB domain-containing protein — MRKYKAAGWKSRQKIKSQIESGRIAHSPDFWDMGAVLLFVLLIPYIISFFFGNVESEYVKDRNETTGFMVCNTTAAGTERMPMETYLMLRLPATIDMNYEPEVLKAQAVILRTELMKAYEEGTEKEEQYIYMRSNILSADGEEYEKSRKAVEETKGMYMAYNGSPIRAPYFAVSAGKTRNGNEAFRSEEYPYLKSVMCERDFMADGYIQTIQINEAVFWVKLKELYPEFTREAGKGIEELLQIERDKSGYVTELIFGNMMVSGEAFRQAFSLNSAHFTLEEENNTFINDTIVIKTKGIGHGVGFSQYGANEAAKKGSDFIDILNYFFTDIVMEKTE, encoded by the coding sequence ATGAGAAAATACAAAGCAGCAGGGTGGAAATCAAGACAGAAAATAAAGAGTCAGATAGAAAGTGGAAGAATCGCACACTCGCCGGATTTTTGGGATATGGGTGCGGTTCTTCTGTTTGTGTTGTTGATTCCGTATATCATATCCTTTTTCTTCGGAAATGTGGAGTCAGAATATGTGAAGGATAGAAATGAAACGACGGGATTTATGGTATGTAATACGACGGCGGCAGGAACAGAGCGGATGCCTATGGAGACTTATCTTATGCTTCGCTTGCCTGCGACAATCGATATGAATTACGAACCGGAAGTTCTAAAGGCGCAGGCCGTAATTCTTCGGACAGAGCTTATGAAGGCATATGAAGAAGGCACAGAAAAGGAAGAACAGTATATTTACATGAGAAGTAATATTTTGTCAGCAGATGGTGAGGAGTATGAGAAGAGCCGGAAAGCAGTTGAAGAAACGAAGGGAATGTATATGGCATATAATGGGAGCCCCATACGAGCCCCTTATTTTGCCGTCAGTGCAGGAAAGACGAGAAATGGAAATGAGGCATTTAGAAGTGAGGAATATCCTTATTTAAAGTCTGTGATGTGTGAAAGAGATTTTATGGCAGATGGCTACATACAAACTATACAAATAAATGAAGCAGTATTTTGGGTGAAGCTTAAAGAACTATACCCGGAGTTCACAAGGGAAGCGGGAAAGGGTATAGAAGAGCTGCTTCAGATAGAGCGTGATAAATCGGGCTATGTCACAGAGCTTATCTTTGGAAATATGATGGTATCGGGAGAAGCGTTCCGACAGGCTTTTTCCTTGAACTCTGCCCATTTCACATTGGAGGAAGAAAATAATACATTTATAAATGACACAATTGTTATCAAAACAAAGGGCATAGGACATGGGGTAGGATTTTCTCAATATGGAGCAAATGAGGCGGCAAAAAAAGGAAGCGATTTTATAGATATCTTAAACTATTTTTTTACTGACATTGTGATGGAAAAAACTGAATAA
- a CDS encoding hydratase, giving the protein MIQLHKAGAYLLNGTELIPDDVQAQAAIKSKIGKEINKEDAAKETIAYGILQEHNTSGNMDKLKIKFDKLTSHDITFVGIIQTARASGLEKFPIPYILTNCHNSLCAVGGTINEDDHMFGLSCAKKYGGVYVPPHQAVIHQYAREMLAGGGRMILGSDSHTRYGALGTMAMGEGGPELVKQLLEQTYDINMPEVVGVYLTGEPVKGVGPQDVALAIIGEVFANGYVKNKVMEFVGPGVASLSADFRIGIDVMTTETTCLSSIWQTDKEIEEFYDIHGRKEDYKELNPGEVAYYDGMITVDLSSIRPMIAMPFHPSNTYTIEELNANLDDILNEVEKKAVASLDGAVDFTLRNKIRNGKFYVDQGIIAGCAGGGFENICAAADILKGSYIGSDGFTLSVYPASQPIYMELVKNGCAAALMETGAILKTAFCGPCFGAGDTPANNAFSVRHSTRNFPNREGSKLQSGQISSVALMDARSVAATSANKGILTAATDFDGDIGKYKYHFDSNIYANRVFDSKGVANPEEEIQFGPNIKDWPQMGALPENLVLRVVSEIHDPVTTTDELIPSGETSSYRSNPLGLAEFTLSRKDPAYVGRAKEMKEAQDAVMARTCPLDAKPELKPVMAVINKTYPEVGEGNIGFGSTIFAVKPGDGSAREQAASCQKVLGGWANIANEYATKRYRSNLINWGMLPLVIDEDHKKLPFKNLDYIFLPDIKKAVEEKADVIEAYSVGEGELTRFELSLGELTDEERQIILKGCLINYNRV; this is encoded by the coding sequence GATAAGCTGAAAATTAAATTCGATAAATTAACTTCTCATGATATTACTTTTGTGGGAATTATACAGACAGCGAGGGCATCAGGGCTTGAGAAATTCCCTATTCCCTATATACTGACGAACTGCCACAACTCCCTTTGTGCGGTAGGCGGAACGATTAATGAAGATGACCATATGTTTGGTCTATCCTGTGCGAAGAAGTACGGCGGCGTATACGTACCTCCCCACCAGGCGGTAATTCATCAGTATGCAAGGGAGATGCTTGCAGGCGGAGGACGTATGATTCTTGGATCGGATTCCCATACCCGCTATGGTGCGCTCGGTACGATGGCGATGGGGGAAGGCGGTCCGGAGTTGGTAAAACAGCTTTTGGAGCAAACTTACGATATTAACATGCCGGAAGTTGTGGGTGTTTACTTGACAGGAGAGCCGGTAAAAGGCGTAGGACCTCAGGACGTGGCGCTTGCGATTATCGGTGAAGTATTCGCTAATGGTTATGTGAAGAATAAAGTGATGGAATTCGTTGGACCCGGCGTGGCATCCTTAAGCGCTGACTTTAGAATAGGCATTGATGTTATGACAACAGAGACAACCTGCTTGTCCTCTATTTGGCAGACAGATAAAGAGATTGAAGAATTCTATGATATTCATGGCAGAAAAGAAGATTATAAAGAATTGAATCCGGGAGAGGTAGCATATTATGACGGGATGATTACTGTTGACTTGAGCAGCATTCGCCCGATGATTGCAATGCCGTTCCATCCGAGCAATACCTATACTATCGAGGAATTGAATGCGAATCTCGATGATATCTTGAATGAGGTGGAGAAGAAGGCTGTTGCCAGTCTGGACGGCGCAGTGGACTTCACTTTAAGAAATAAGATAAGAAACGGAAAGTTCTATGTGGATCAGGGAATCATCGCAGGTTGTGCAGGCGGTGGATTCGAGAATATATGCGCAGCAGCGGATATATTGAAAGGTTCCTATATCGGTTCCGATGGATTCACCTTAAGCGTGTATCCGGCATCCCAGCCTATTTATATGGAACTGGTTAAAAATGGCTGTGCGGCGGCCTTGATGGAGACAGGTGCAATTCTTAAGACAGCTTTCTGCGGTCCTTGCTTTGGTGCAGGTGATACACCGGCAAATAATGCGTTCAGCGTTCGTCACAGTACGAGAAACTTCCCGAACAGAGAAGGTTCTAAGCTGCAAAGCGGACAGATTTCCTCAGTAGCTCTTATGGATGCGCGTTCAGTAGCAGCTACGAGCGCTAACAAAGGAATACTGACTGCGGCAACAGATTTTGATGGAGATATCGGCAAATATAAATATCACTTTGATTCCAATATTTACGCTAACAGAGTATTCGATTCCAAGGGAGTTGCCAATCCGGAAGAAGAAATACAGTTCGGCCCTAATATTAAAGATTGGCCGCAGATGGGCGCACTCCCGGAGAACTTGGTACTTCGCGTTGTTTCCGAGATTCATGACCCGGTAACTACAACTGACGAGCTCATTCCTTCCGGTGAAACATCCTCTTATCGTTCCAATCCTTTGGGACTTGCAGAATTCACCTTATCCAGAAAGGATCCTGCTTATGTAGGCCGGGCGAAAGAGATGAAGGAAGCGCAGGACGCCGTAATGGCAAGGACATGCCCTCTGGATGCGAAACCGGAATTAAAACCGGTGATGGCAGTAATCAATAAAACTTATCCTGAAGTAGGAGAAGGAAATATAGGCTTCGGTTCCACGATCTTCGCGGTAAAGCCGGGAGATGGTTCTGCCAGAGAACAAGCAGCCTCTTGCCAGAAGGTATTGGGAGGATGGGCGAATATTGCCAATGAATATGCAACGAAGAGGTATCGCTCGAACCTGATCAACTGGGGGATGCTTCCTCTCGTAATAGATGAAGATCATAAGAAGCTTCCGTTTAAGAATCTGGATTATATCTTCCTTCCGGATATCAAAAAAGCGGTAGAAGAAAAAGCGGACGTAATTGAAGCTTACTCGGTAGGCGAAGGAGAACTGACAAGATTCGAGCTTTCTCTTGGAGAGTTGACCGATGAAGAACGTCAGATTATCTTAAAAGGCTGCTTAATTAATTATAATAGGGTTTAA